In Populus alba chromosome 1, ASM523922v2, whole genome shotgun sequence, a single window of DNA contains:
- the LOC118058140 gene encoding pectate lyase, whose translation MSRLAILLIFFFSAPAPHFVFSSSIQDPELVVQEVHRSINASRRNLGYLSCGTGNPIDDCWRCDPNWERNRQRLADCAIGFGKNAIGGRNGRIYVVTDSGNDDAVNPKPGTLRHAVIQDEPLWIIFKRDMVIQLKQELVMNSFKTIDGRGASVHIAGGPCITIHYATNIIIHGIHIHDCKQGGNGDIRDSPRHFGWWTQSDGDGVSIFASKHIWVDHCSLSNCHDGLIDAIHGSTAITISNNFMTHHDKVMLLGHSDSYTQDKDMQVTIAFNHFGEGLVQRMPRCRHGYFHVVNNDYTHWEMYAIGGSAAPTINSQGNRFLAPNRRFNKEVTKHEDAPESEWRHWNWRSEGDLLLNGAYFRQSGAGASSSYARAYSLSARPSSLVGSMTLTSGVLNCRKGSRC comes from the exons GAGCATCAACGCTTCAAGGAGAAACCTTGGCTATTTATCATGTGGAACTGGCAACCCTATAGATGATTGCTGGAGGTGTGACCCCAATTGGGAGAGGAATCGCCAGCGGCTAGCTGATTGTGCTATTGGGTTTGGCAAGAACGCTATTGGGGGTAGAAATGGTCGAATTTATGTTGTGACCGACTCTGGTAACGATGATGCGGTGAACCCTAAGCCAGGAACTCTTAGGCATGCTGTAATTCAGGACGAGCCCTTGTGGATCATCTTCAAGAGAGACATGGTAATTCAGCTGAAGCAAGAGCTGGTCATGAACTCTTTCAAGACTATTGATGGGAGGGGTGCTAGCGTTCACATTGCCGGGGGACCATGCATCACTATTCATTATGCTACTAACATTATCATACATGGCATACACATACATGACTGTAAGCAAGGAGGGAACGGTGATATACGAGACTCTCCTCGCCACTTTGGTTGGTGGACTCAGTCGGACGGTGACGGGGTTTCCATCTTTGCTAGCAAGCATATATGGGTTGACCATTGCTCCTTGTCTAACTGTCACGATGGACTTATTGATGCCATTCATGGATCGACAGCCATCACTATCTCCAACAACTTCATGACCCATCATGACAAGGTCATGCTGTTGGGCCATAGCGACTCGTATACACAAGACAAAGACATGCAAGTGACTATTGCCTTTAATCATTTTGGCGAGGGGCTGGTGCAAAGAATGCCAAG GTGCAGGCATGGGTACTTTCATGTTGTGAACAATGACTACACTCACTGGGAAATGTATGCCATTGGTGGGAGCGCGGCTCCGACAATCAACAGTCAAGGAAATAGATTTCTTGCACCAAATAGAAGATTTAACAAGGAG GTGACTAAACATGAGGATGCACCGGAGAGTGAGTGGAGGCACTGGAACTGGAGGTCAGAAGGAGATTTATTGTTGAATGGTGCCTACTTCCGGCAATCAGGCGCCGGTGCATCTTCAAGCTATGCAAGGGCTTACAGCCTGAGTGCAAGACCATCTTCTCTTGTGGGTTCAATGACCCTGACTTCCGGTGTACTTAACTGCAGGAAGGGCTCTCGATGCTGA